AACGGATAGATAGGAAATAATTTATGAAATTAATCAACAAAAGAAAACATTTTTTTATATTACTTTTTTTTATTCTCATTTCATCTGCGCTTATAGGTAAAATAGTATATCCAAAGCCAAAAGGATTTGCAAATGATTTTGCCGGAGTAATATCCGGTTCTGTAATCAAACAGCTTGATAATATAGCGATTGAACTGAAACAGAAAACAGATTTTGGACTTGCGGTTGCCGTGGTTCCCGATCTGCAAGGTGAAGATCCGGATCGTTATGCAACCGACCTTTATGCGAAATGGGGTGTTGGAAGCAAAAAAACCGATGCAGGAGTTCTGCTCCTTATTGCAGTGAAAGAACGAAAATTAAAAATTGAAACCGGATACGGTGCAGAAGGATTTTTACCTG
The window above is part of the Candidatus Cloacimonadota bacterium genome. Proteins encoded here:
- a CDS encoding TPM domain-containing protein, which codes for MKLINKRKHFFILLFFILISSALIGKIVYPKPKGFANDFAGVISGSVIKQLDNIAIELKQKTDFGLAVAVVPDLQGEDPDRYATDLYAKWGVGSKKTDAGVLLLIAVKERKLKIETGYGAEGFLPDGLCGQIADDYIVPYLKKNDWNKGVLQGTLALASVAAKNYGVQLTGVPKEIPHREGSATGAIIKFIITLLVISLFMRGRIGFLPLLLLGGLGGRSGGWSGGGSGFGGFGGFGGGLSGGGGIGRSF